In one window of Myxococcales bacterium DNA:
- a CDS encoding DUF3817 domain-containing protein produces the protein MEDLSASWLRWFRLVARAEGASFVLLLGVAMPLKYFAGMPLAVRVIGMCHGLLFVAYSWMLIDAASRGWPKARAAWGFVAGLLPFGTFVFEARLRRAGNGWNE, from the coding sequence GTGGAAGATCTCTCAGCGTCGTGGCTTCGGTGGTTTCGGTTGGTTGCGAGAGCGGAGGGCGCGTCGTTCGTGCTGCTCTTGGGTGTGGCGATGCCGCTCAAGTACTTCGCCGGGATGCCGCTCGCGGTGCGCGTGATCGGCATGTGCCACGGGCTCCTCTTCGTCGCCTACTCGTGGATGCTCATCGACGCGGCCTCGCGCGGTTGGCCCAAGGCGCGTGCCGCCTGGGGCTTCGTCGCCGGCCTCCTGCCCTTCGGTACCTTCGTCTTCGAGGCTCGGCTTCGTCGCGCCGGCAACGGATGGAACGAATAG